The following coding sequences lie in one Candidatus Nitrospira allomarina genomic window:
- the dnaX gene encoding DNA polymerase III subunit gamma/tau, whose product MEFQVSARKYRPTNFQEVLGQSHVVQTLTNAIDRRRVAHAYVFSGMRGVGKTTVARILAKSLNCEQGPTSHPCGTCPSCVEITRGNSVDVIEIDGASNTGVDDVRELRENVKFAPFHGTYRVYIIDEVHMLSNSAFNALLKTLEEPPSHSVFIFATTEVHKIPATILSRCQHFTFRRISRLEIITQLRHIATQTGVTVEDRSLSALARASEGSMRDALSLLDQAVSFGGERIQHGDLEMLIGSVPDELVRLMIDAILGHQAAQTMALVGQLVDQGFDVRVYCRELLERCRNLLVACVVPSRSQVQTLLELGDEEVDQTISQAQQLSEPYLQALFAIFSRTEDSLRGSSHPRFLIEAAVVRAAMLDPVTVHSAMIEQKAGAPPQASVLQAKVLTPVASTPPPAHPVKVQAPADKPVTPPSQTRPRPGGGATTMFPSSTPPGAKKSIPTTASSANSETSVASPKTAAQPSSGPPVTLNWELVVERMINDHPNIGSFLEKGSVVTMTADSVVLGYSKKDSIARWRTDKPENRVLIGQICEEFAGRPIKVQVIEFQDGQAYPPSTGELRAKKKLEQDQDLIENVKAHPLVKQALELFGGEVVSAERTPQNEEVR is encoded by the coding sequence ATGGAATTTCAAGTTTCCGCACGGAAATACCGCCCGACCAATTTTCAGGAAGTCCTGGGGCAGTCCCATGTCGTGCAAACACTCACCAATGCAATCGACCGCAGACGGGTCGCCCATGCCTATGTTTTCTCCGGCATGCGAGGAGTCGGCAAAACCACTGTCGCGCGCATCCTGGCCAAATCCCTTAACTGTGAACAGGGTCCCACCAGCCATCCCTGTGGAACCTGCCCAAGTTGCGTCGAAATCACCCGAGGCAATTCGGTGGATGTCATCGAGATTGACGGAGCGTCGAATACTGGCGTGGACGATGTCCGTGAACTGCGTGAAAACGTTAAATTTGCACCATTTCATGGCACCTACCGTGTCTACATCATCGACGAAGTCCACATGCTGTCCAACTCGGCTTTTAACGCCCTGCTTAAAACACTGGAGGAACCCCCGAGTCATTCCGTCTTTATTTTTGCGACAACTGAAGTTCATAAAATTCCTGCCACTATACTTTCACGCTGTCAGCACTTCACCTTTCGACGCATTTCCCGCTTAGAAATCATCACGCAACTTCGCCACATCGCCACCCAAACGGGAGTGACTGTGGAGGATCGAAGCTTATCGGCACTGGCTCGAGCCAGTGAAGGCAGTATGCGAGACGCGTTGAGCCTCCTGGATCAAGCCGTTTCCTTCGGTGGAGAACGCATCCAGCATGGCGATTTGGAAATGTTGATTGGGTCCGTGCCCGACGAACTCGTCCGACTCATGATTGACGCCATCCTGGGGCACCAGGCCGCCCAAACAATGGCTCTCGTGGGGCAGTTGGTCGACCAGGGTTTTGATGTCCGGGTGTATTGCCGGGAACTGTTAGAGCGATGCCGCAATCTACTGGTGGCTTGTGTGGTACCATCACGCTCACAAGTGCAAACCCTTCTTGAATTAGGAGACGAGGAGGTTGATCAGACCATCTCGCAAGCTCAACAACTCTCCGAGCCCTATTTACAGGCCCTTTTTGCCATTTTTTCCAGAACAGAGGACAGTCTTCGAGGAAGCTCCCATCCACGGTTTCTAATTGAAGCCGCCGTGGTACGCGCAGCGATGCTTGATCCTGTGACAGTACACTCCGCCATGATTGAACAGAAGGCCGGCGCACCCCCTCAAGCATCCGTCCTACAAGCAAAGGTATTGACACCCGTTGCCTCGACTCCGCCTCCCGCACACCCTGTTAAAGTCCAAGCGCCTGCGGATAAACCGGTGACTCCTCCAAGCCAGACCCGTCCCAGGCCCGGTGGCGGTGCCACAACGATGTTTCCTTCCTCAACACCACCAGGTGCGAAAAAGTCGATACCGACAACGGCCTCATCTGCCAACAGCGAAACCTCGGTGGCCTCTCCCAAAACGGCTGCTCAACCTTCGTCGGGCCCACCCGTGACATTAAACTGGGAACTCGTCGTTGAGCGCATGATTAATGACCATCCTAATATCGGGAGCTTCCTGGAGAAGGGGAGTGTCGTAACCATGACAGCAGACTCCGTCGTCCTGGGTTATTCCAAAAAAGATTCGATTGCTCGCTGGAGGACGGACAAACCCGAAAACCGCGTGCTGATTGGTCAAATATGTGAGGAATTCGCCGGTCGGCCGATAAAAGTCCAAGTCATTGAATTTCAAGATGGCCAAGCTTACCCGCCGTCAACCGGGGAATTACGAGCAAAAAAAAAACTTGAGCAGGACCAGGATCTCATTGAAAACGTGAAAGCCCACCCACTGGTGAAACAAGCATTGGAACTATTTGGGGGAGAAGTCGTATCGGCAGAAAGAACCCCGCAAAACGAGGAGGTACGTTAA
- a CDS encoding YbaB/EbfC family nucleoid-associated protein yields MSKNPFSNMGNLLKQAQAMQEKMGKIQEEAATKTVEASAGGGMVTVQANGAMQLTKLTIDPEVLKSGDHDMLQDLIVAASNEALRKAKELMAEEMKSLTGGMGIPGMF; encoded by the coding sequence ATGTCTAAAAATCCATTCTCCAACATGGGCAATCTCTTAAAGCAAGCCCAGGCCATGCAGGAAAAAATGGGAAAGATTCAAGAGGAGGCTGCCACGAAAACCGTCGAGGCGTCAGCCGGAGGCGGGATGGTGACCGTGCAAGCTAACGGCGCCATGCAATTAACCAAGCTGACCATCGATCCGGAAGTTTTGAAATCCGGCGACCATGACATGTTACAAGACTTAATCGTCGCCGCCTCCAATGAAGCGTTGCGAAAGGCGAAAGAGCTGATGGCCGAAGAAATGAAATCCCTCACCGGAGGGATGGGCATTCCCGGCATGTTCTAA